A stretch of the Psychroserpens sp. Hel_I_66 genome encodes the following:
- the rpoB gene encoding DNA-directed RNA polymerase subunit beta — translation MLANKAERLNFSSIVNKTEYPDFLDIQIKSFQDFFQLETKSDQRGNEGLYNTFMENFPITDTRNQFVLEFLDYFIDPPRYSIEECIERGLTYSVPLKARLKLYCTDPEHEDFETIVQDVYLGTIPYMTPSGTFCINGAERVVVSQLHRSPGVFFSQSFHANGTKLYSARVIPFKGSWIEFATDINQVMYAYIDRKKKLPVTTLFRAIGFERDKDILEIFDLAEEVKVSKSGLKKVIDRKLAARVLNTWHEDFVDEDTGEVVSIERNEIVLDRDTVIDKDNIEEILEAGVKTILLHKETSQQGDYAIIHNTLQKDPTNSEKEAVEHIYRQLRNAEPPDEETARGIIDKLFFSDQRYSLGEVGRYRMNKKLQLDIGMDKQVLTKEDIITIIKYLIELINSKAEIDDIDHLSNRRVRTVGEQLSSQFGVGLARMARTIRERMNVRDNEVFTPIDLINAKTLSSVINSFFGTNQLSQFMDQTNPLAEITHKRRLSALGPGGLSRERAGFEVRDVHYTHYGRLCPIETPEGPNIGLISSLSVFAKVNSMGFIETPYRKVDNGVVDIKNIPTYLSAEEEENMLIAQANINVDEKGKILEDKIIARQEGDFPVIDPANVNYTDVAPNQIASISASLIPFLEHDDANRALMGSNMMRQAVPLLRPQAPIVGTGLERQVASDSRVLINAEGNGTVEYVDANEITIKYERSEEAAMVSFDSDTKTYPLVKFRKTNQGTSINLKPIVEKGDKVKKGQVLCQGYATEKGELALGRNMKVAFMPWKGYNFEDAIVISEKVVRDDIFTSIHIDEYSLEVRDTKLGNEELTNDIPNVSEEATKDLDENGMIRIGAEIKPGDILIGKITPKGESDPTPEEKLLRAIFGDKAGDVKDASLKASPSLHGVVIEKKLFSRAIKDKRKRAKDKEDIEALENIYYKKFDDLQAVLVDKLFALVNGKTAQGIYNDLGEEIIPKGKKYTLKMLNSVDDYSHLTSGTWTTDDHLNDLVADLVHNYKIKENDLQGSLRREKFTISVGDELPAGIIKLAKVYVAKKRKLKVGDKMAGRHGNKGIVARIVRQEDMPFLEDGTPVDIVLNPLGVPSRMNIGQIYETVLGWAGQKLGRTYATPIFDGATLDQINEFTDEAGVPRFGHTYLYDGGTGDRFDQPATVGVIYMIKLGHMIDDKMHARSIGPYSLITQQPLGGKAQFGGQRFGEMEVWALEAYGASATLREILTVKSDDVIGRAKTYEAIVKGEPMPEPGLPESFNVLMHELKGLGLDIRLEE, via the coding sequence TTATTGTACAGATCCAGAACATGAAGACTTCGAGACAATTGTTCAGGATGTATATTTAGGGACCATTCCTTATATGACACCTAGCGGAACTTTCTGTATCAATGGTGCAGAACGTGTAGTAGTATCTCAATTACATAGATCTCCCGGTGTATTCTTTAGTCAATCATTTCACGCAAATGGTACTAAACTATATTCAGCGAGAGTAATTCCTTTTAAAGGATCATGGATTGAGTTTGCTACAGATATCAATCAAGTAATGTACGCTTACATTGATAGAAAGAAAAAATTACCTGTAACAACATTATTTAGAGCTATCGGTTTTGAGCGCGATAAAGATATCCTAGAGATTTTTGATCTAGCTGAAGAGGTTAAAGTATCAAAATCTGGACTTAAAAAAGTTATCGATCGTAAGCTTGCAGCACGTGTATTAAATACATGGCATGAAGATTTCGTAGATGAAGATACTGGAGAAGTAGTATCTATAGAGCGTAACGAAATTGTATTAGATCGTGACACTGTTATAGACAAAGATAATATTGAAGAAATCCTTGAAGCTGGAGTAAAAACTATTTTATTGCACAAAGAAACATCTCAACAAGGAGATTACGCAATTATTCACAATACATTACAAAAAGATCCAACAAATTCTGAAAAAGAAGCTGTTGAGCACATCTACCGTCAATTACGTAATGCTGAGCCGCCAGATGAGGAGACAGCAAGAGGTATCATTGATAAATTATTCTTTTCAGACCAACGTTACTCTTTAGGAGAAGTAGGTCGTTATAGAATGAACAAAAAATTACAATTGGATATTGGCATGGATAAGCAAGTGCTTACCAAAGAAGATATCATAACAATTATAAAATATTTAATTGAGCTAATCAACTCTAAAGCAGAGATCGATGATATTGACCACTTATCTAACCGTCGTGTTAGAACTGTTGGTGAGCAATTGTCATCTCAGTTTGGTGTTGGATTAGCACGTATGGCTCGTACCATTCGTGAGCGTATGAACGTTCGTGATAACGAAGTGTTTACACCAATAGATTTAATTAACGCTAAGACATTGTCTTCGGTTATTAATTCTTTCTTCGGAACAAACCAATTATCTCAATTTATGGATCAAACCAATCCATTAGCAGAGATTACACACAAACGTCGTCTATCAGCTTTAGGACCTGGAGGTTTATCCAGAGAAAGAGCAGGTTTCGAGGTACGTGATGTTCACTATACTCACTATGGAAGACTTTGTCCAATCGAAACTCCTGAGGGACCAAACATTGGATTAATTTCATCTTTATCAGTTTTTGCAAAAGTAAATTCAATGGGATTCATTGAAACACCTTATAGAAAAGTTGATAATGGAGTTGTAGATATCAAGAATATACCAACATACCTAAGTGCAGAGGAAGAAGAGAACATGTTAATTGCGCAAGCAAACATTAATGTTGATGAAAAAGGTAAAATCCTCGAAGATAAAATTATTGCACGTCAAGAAGGTGATTTTCCGGTTATTGATCCAGCAAATGTAAATTATACAGATGTTGCTCCAAACCAGATTGCATCTATTTCGGCATCTTTAATTCCGTTCTTAGAACATGATGATGCCAACCGTGCATTGATGGGATCTAACATGATGCGTCAGGCAGTACCTTTATTGCGTCCACAAGCACCAATCGTTGGTACAGGTCTTGAACGCCAGGTAGCTTCAGATTCTAGAGTATTGATTAATGCAGAAGGAAACGGAACTGTTGAGTATGTTGATGCCAATGAAATAACAATAAAATACGAACGATCGGAAGAAGCTGCAATGGTTAGTTTTGATAGTGATACCAAAACATATCCATTAGTTAAATTCCGTAAGACCAACCAAGGTACATCGATTAACCTAAAACCAATCGTTGAGAAAGGTGATAAAGTTAAAAAGGGACAAGTACTATGTCAAGGTTATGCTACTGAAAAAGGAGAGTTAGCATTGGGTCGTAACATGAAAGTGGCATTTATGCCATGGAAAGGTTACAACTTTGAGGATGCTATTGTAATTTCAGAAAAAGTAGTTCGTGACGATATATTTACATCAATTCATATTGATGAATATTCATTAGAAGTTAGAGATACCAAATTAGGTAACGAAGAATTAACTAATGATATTCCTAACGTTTCAGAAGAGGCAACAAAAGACCTTGACGAAAACGGTATGATTAGAATTGGAGCAGAAATCAAACCAGGTGATATTCTTATTGGTAAGATTACGCCAAAAGGAGAATCTGATCCAACTCCAGAAGAAAAATTATTACGTGCTATCTTTGGTGATAAAGCAGGTGATGTAAAAGATGCATCTTTAAAAGCATCTCCATCATTACATGGTGTAGTTATTGAGAAAAAATTATTCTCAAGAGCCATTAAAGATAAACGTAAGAGAGCTAAAGATAAAGAAGATATTGAAGCATTAGAAAATATCTATTATAAGAAGTTTGATGATTTACAAGCTGTATTAGTTGATAAATTATTTGCTCTTGTAAATGGTAAAACTGCTCAAGGTATCTATAATGACTTAGGTGAGGAAATCATTCCTAAAGGAAAGAAATATACACTTAAGATGTTAAATTCTGTAGATGATTATTCACATTTAACGTCAGGAACTTGGACAACAGATGATCATTTAAATGACTTGGTTGCAGACTTAGTTCACAACTACAAGATTAAAGAGAATGATTTACAAGGATCGTTACGTCGTGAGAAGTTTACAATTTCTGTTGGTGATGAGTTGCCAGCTGGTATCATCAAATTGGCTAAGGTTTATGTTGCTAAAAAACGTAAATTAAAAGTTGGTGATAAAATGGCAGGACGTCACGGTAACAAAGGTATTGTTGCTCGTATTGTTCGTCAAGAAGACATGCCTTTCTTAGAAGATGGAACTCCTGTTGATATTGTATTAAATCCATTAGGTGTACCATCTCGTATGAACATAGGTCAGATTTACGAAACTGTTCTTGGTTGGGCTGGACAAAAATTAGGTCGTACGTATGCAACACCAATTTTCGATGGTGCTACACTGGATCAAATCAACGAGTTTACTGATGAAGCTGGCGTGCCAAGATTTGGTCATACCTACCTTTATGATGGTGGAACTGGTGATCGTTTTGACCAACCGGCAACTGTTGGTGTCATTTACATGATCAAACTAGGTCACATGATTGATGATAAGATGCACGCACGTTCAATAGGGCCGTACTCACTTATTACGCAACAACCTCTTGGTGGTAAAGCACAGTTTGGTGGTCAGCGTTTTGGAGAGATGGAAGTTTGGGCACTAGAGGCTTATGGAGCTTCAGCAACACTTCGTGAGATCTTAACAGTGAAATCTGATGATGTGATAGGTAGAGCTAAAACTTACGAAGCAATCGTAAAAGGAGAGCCAATGCCAGAACCAGGACTACCTGAATCTTTCAACGTACTTATGCACGAATTGAAAGGATTAGGATTAGATATTAGATTAGAAGAATAA
- the rpoC gene encoding DNA-directed RNA polymerase subunit beta' has protein sequence MARRQDKNTIQKFSKISIGLASPESVLAASRGEVLKPETINYRTHKPERDGLFCERIFGPVKDFECACGKYKRIRYKGIVCDRCGVEVTEKKVRRDRVGHINLVVPVAHIWYFRSLPNKIGYLLGLPSKRLDMIIYYERYVVIQPGEAKNAEGDPLQKMDFLTEEEYLNILESIPQENRHLDDTDPNKFIAKMGAECLIDLLARIDLNELSFELRHKANTETSKQRKTEALKRLQVVEAFRDSNANRENRPEWMIMKAIPIIPPELRPLVPLDGGRFATSDLNDLYRRVIIRNNRLKRLVEIKAPEVILRNEKRMLQESVDSLFDNTRKASAVKTDSNRPLKSLSDSLKGKQGRFRQNLLGKRVDYSARSVIVVGPELKLFECGLPKDMAAELYKPFIIRKLIERGIVKTVKSAKKIIDRKEPVVWDILENVLKGHPVLLNRAPTLHRLGIQAFQPKLIEGKAIQLHPLVCTAFNADFDGDQMAVHLPLGPEAILEAQLLMLASHNILNPANGSPVTVPSQDMVLGLYYMTKHRISTDDYKVIGEGLTFYSPEEVTIAYNEKKVELNAGIKVRTQDFNEEGELTTQIIETTVGRVLFNEKVPAAAGYINEVLTKKSLRDIIHGILKKTSVPETAAFLDEIKTQGYKFAFQGGLSFSLGDIIIPAEKQSMIDKANTLVDGIMGNYNMGLITNNERYNQVIDIWTSTNAELTELSMKRIREDQQGFNSVFMMLDSGARGSKEQIRQLTGMRGLMAKPKKSNAGGGEIIENPILSNFKEGLSILEYFISTHGARKGLADTALKTADAGYLTRRLVDVSQDVIIYTEDCGTLRGIEVNPLKKNEEIIETLEARIVGRTSLNDVYDPITEELLVEAGGHIYDDIAKRIQASALDSVEVRSALTCEAKKGICSKCYGRNLATGKMVQRGEAVGVVAAQSIGEPGTQLTLRTFHVGGIAGNISEENKLTVKFDGIAEIEDLKTVKSSDKEGKDVDVVISRTSELKLVDAKTGITLSTNNIPYGSNIYVKPGDKVKKGQVICDWDPYNGVIISEFAGKVKYENIEQGITYQVEIDEQTGFQEKVISESRNKKLIPTLHIEDSKGETIRSYNLPVGAHLMIDNGEKIKVGKILVKIPRKSAKAGDITGGLPRVTELFEARNPSNPAVVSEIDGVVSFGKIKRGNREIIIESKLGEVKKYLVKLSNQILVQENDYVKAGMPLSDGSITPNDILNIKGPAAVQQYLVNEVQEVYRLQGVKINDKHFEVVVRQMMRKVKIIDSGDTIFLEDQLVHKADFIEENDKIFGLKVVEDAGDSQNLKPGQVLTSRELRDENSILRREDKALVTARDAKSATATPILQGITRASLQTKSFISAASFQETTKVLNEAAVNGKVDDLEGLKENVIVGHRIPAGTGVRKFDNIIVGSKEEFNEMMKAKEEMNYN, from the coding sequence ATGGCAAGAAGACAAGATAAGAATACAATACAGAAGTTTAGTAAAATTTCTATTGGTCTAGCATCACCAGAATCTGTTTTGGCAGCATCTCGTGGTGAAGTTTTAAAACCAGAAACTATAAATTATCGAACACATAAACCAGAACGTGATGGTTTATTCTGTGAGCGAATTTTTGGTCCTGTAAAGGATTTCGAATGTGCTTGTGGTAAATATAAAAGAATACGTTACAAAGGTATTGTTTGTGACCGTTGTGGTGTTGAAGTAACAGAGAAGAAAGTACGTCGTGATCGCGTAGGGCACATCAATCTTGTTGTACCTGTTGCTCACATATGGTACTTCCGTTCTTTACCAAATAAAATAGGATACTTACTCGGTTTACCGTCTAAGCGTTTAGATATGATTATCTATTACGAGCGTTATGTAGTTATCCAACCTGGTGAAGCTAAAAATGCTGAAGGAGATCCTTTACAAAAAATGGATTTCTTAACTGAAGAAGAATATCTTAATATTTTAGAAAGTATTCCTCAGGAAAATAGACATTTAGATGATACAGACCCAAATAAGTTCATTGCTAAAATGGGAGCTGAGTGTTTAATCGATCTTTTAGCAAGAATCGACTTAAACGAATTATCATTTGAATTACGTCATAAAGCAAATACAGAAACGTCTAAACAACGTAAAACCGAAGCTTTAAAACGCTTGCAAGTTGTTGAGGCTTTTAGAGACTCAAATGCAAATAGAGAGAATAGACCGGAGTGGATGATCATGAAGGCTATTCCAATCATTCCGCCAGAATTAAGACCATTAGTGCCTTTAGATGGTGGACGTTTTGCAACATCAGATTTGAATGATCTTTATCGTCGTGTTATTATTCGTAATAACCGTTTAAAGCGTCTAGTTGAAATTAAAGCTCCTGAAGTTATCTTACGTAATGAGAAGCGTATGTTACAAGAATCTGTAGATTCATTATTTGATAACACACGTAAAGCTTCAGCAGTAAAAACAGATTCTAACAGACCATTAAAATCATTATCAGATTCACTTAAAGGTAAGCAAGGGCGTTTTCGTCAAAACTTACTTGGTAAGCGTGTTGATTACTCTGCACGTTCTGTAATTGTTGTTGGACCAGAATTAAAATTATTTGAATGTGGATTGCCAAAAGATATGGCAGCAGAACTATACAAGCCTTTTATTATTAGAAAACTAATTGAAAGAGGAATTGTAAAAACTGTAAAATCTGCAAAGAAAATTATAGATAGAAAAGAGCCTGTTGTTTGGGATATCTTGGAGAATGTTCTTAAAGGACATCCAGTATTACTAAACCGTGCTCCTACATTACACAGACTTGGTATACAAGCTTTCCAACCAAAATTAATTGAAGGAAAAGCAATCCAGTTACACCCATTAGTGTGTACTGCATTTAATGCCGATTTTGATGGTGACCAGATGGCTGTGCATTTACCTTTAGGTCCAGAAGCAATTTTGGAAGCACAATTATTAATGCTGGCATCACATAATATTTTGAACCCAGCAAATGGTTCTCCTGTAACTGTACCATCTCAGGATATGGTACTTGGTCTCTATTATATGACCAAGCACAGAATATCTACAGATGATTATAAAGTTATCGGTGAAGGTTTAACATTCTATTCTCCAGAAGAAGTTACAATAGCTTACAACGAGAAAAAAGTAGAATTGAATGCTGGTATAAAAGTAAGAACTCAAGATTTTAATGAGGAAGGTGAATTAACAACTCAAATTATAGAAACTACCGTTGGTCGTGTACTTTTTAATGAAAAAGTTCCAGCAGCAGCAGGATATATAAATGAGGTATTAACCAAGAAATCATTAAGAGATATTATTCATGGTATTCTTAAAAAGACAAGTGTACCAGAAACAGCTGCGTTTTTAGATGAAATTAAAACTCAAGGTTATAAGTTCGCATTCCAAGGTGGATTATCATTTAGTTTAGGTGATATTATTATTCCTGCGGAAAAACAAAGCATGATTGACAAAGCTAATACCTTAGTTGACGGTATTATGGGTAACTATAATATGGGATTGATTACAAATAACGAACGTTATAACCAAGTTATCGATATCTGGACATCAACAAATGCAGAATTGACAGAATTGTCAATGAAGCGTATTAGAGAAGATCAACAAGGATTTAACTCGGTGTTTATGATGCTTGATTCTGGGGCTCGTGGATCTAAAGAACAGATTCGTCAGCTTACAGGTATGCGTGGATTAATGGCGAAACCTAAAAAATCTAATGCAGGTGGTGGAGAAATTATTGAAAACCCTATTCTTTCTAACTTTAAGGAAGGTCTTTCAATTTTAGAGTACTTTATCTCTACTCACGGTGCACGTAAAGGACTTGCCGATACAGCACTTAAAACTGCCGATGCAGGTTATTTAACTCGTCGTTTGGTGGATGTATCTCAAGATGTTATTATTTACACAGAAGATTGTGGAACATTAAGAGGTATTGAAGTTAATCCTTTAAAGAAAAATGAAGAAATCATAGAAACTCTTGAGGCTAGAATTGTAGGTCGTACGTCATTAAATGATGTGTACGATCCAATTACCGAAGAGTTATTGGTTGAAGCAGGTGGTCATATTTATGATGATATTGCAAAACGTATTCAGGCGTCTGCTTTAGACTCTGTTGAAGTAAGATCTGCATTAACCTGTGAAGCTAAAAAAGGTATTTGTTCAAAATGTTACGGTCGTAATTTAGCGACAGGTAAGATGGTACAAAGAGGAGAAGCTGTTGGTGTAGTGGCTGCACAATCAATTGGTGAGCCTGGTACACAGCTTACACTTCGTACATTCCACGTAGGTGGTATTGCGGGTAACATTTCCGAAGAAAATAAATTAACTGTTAAGTTTGACGGTATTGCAGAGATTGAAGATCTTAAGACCGTTAAAAGCTCAGATAAAGAAGGAAAAGATGTAGACGTAGTTATATCAAGAACTTCAGAATTGAAATTGGTAGATGCTAAAACAGGTATCACATTAAGTACAAACAACATTCCTTATGGTTCTAACATCTATGTAAAACCAGGTGATAAAGTTAAAAAAGGACAGGTGATTTGTGATTGGGATCCTTATAACGGTGTTATTATTTCAGAGTTTGCTGGTAAGGTAAAATATGAAAACATCGAGCAAGGTATCACGTACCAAGTAGAGATTGATGAGCAAACTGGTTTCCAGGAGAAAGTAATTTCAGAGTCTAGAAACAAGAAATTGATTCCTACCCTTCATATTGAAGATTCTAAAGGTGAAACTATACGTTCGTACAATTTACCGGTTGGAGCTCACCTTATGATTGATAACGGAGAAAAAATTAAGGTTGGTAAAATCTTAGTTAAAATTCCTCGTAAATCTGCTAAAGCAGGTGATATTACAGGTGGTTTACCTCGTGTAACAGAATTATTTGAAGCGCGTAACCCTTCTAACCCTGCTGTTGTAAGTGAGATTGATGGTGTTGTTTCCTTCGGAAAAATAAAACGTGGTAACCGTGAAATTATCATTGAGTCTAAGCTTGGTGAGGTTAAGAAATACCTAGTAAAATTATCTAATCAAATTCTTGTTCAAGAAAACGATTATGTAAAAGCTGGTATGCCATTATCTGACGGTTCAATCACACCAAACGATATCTTGAACATCAAAGGTCCTGCTGCTGTACAGCAATACTTAGTAAACGAAGTTCAAGAAGTATATCGTTTACAAGGTGTTAAGATTAATGATAAGCACTTTGAAGTTGTCGTAAGACAAATGATGCGTAAGGTAAAAATTATCGATTCTGGAGATACAATTTTCTTAGAAGACCAATTGGTGCATAAGGCAGACTTTATTGAAGAAAATGATAAAATTTTCGGATTAAAAGTTGTTGAAGACGCTGGAGATTCTCAAAATTTAAAACCAGGTCAGGTCTTGACATCAAGAGAATTGAGAGATGAAAACTCAATACTACGTAGAGAAGATAAAGCATTAGTAACTGCGCGTGATGCGAAGTCTGCAACTGCGACGCCAATCTTACAAGGTATTACCAGAGCTTCATTACAAACTAAATCGTTTATATCTGCAGCATCGTTCCAAGAAACTACAAAAGTTCTTAACGAAGCAGCTGTAAATGGTAAGGTGGATGATCTTGAAGGATTAAAAGAAAATGTAATTGTTGGTCATAGAATTCCAGCAGGAACCGGTGTTAGAAAATTTGATAACATCATCGTAGGTTCTAAAGAAGAATTCAATGAAATGATGAAAGCAAAAGAAGAGATGAATTATAACTAA
- a CDS encoding DUF3467 domain-containing protein has protein sequence MAEDNKNKKPGINIELDEKIAEGTYSNLAIINHSVSEFVVDFVSIMPGTPKSKVKSRIILTPQHAKRLLKALGDNVKRFEKAHGEIKDYEQAPIPLNFGPTGQA, from the coding sequence ATGGCAGAAGATAATAAAAATAAAAAACCAGGAATAAACATTGAATTAGATGAGAAAATTGCTGAAGGAACTTATTCCAACCTAGCGATCATTAACCATTCAGTTTCAGAATTTGTTGTTGATTTTGTGAGTATCATGCCTGGAACTCCAAAAAGTAAAGTAAAATCGAGAATCATACTAACACCACAACACGCCAAAAGATTATTAAAGGCTTTGGGAGATAACGTTAAAAGATTTGAGAAAGCTCACGGAGAGATTAAGGATTACGAGCAAGCTCCAATACCCTTAAATTTCGGACCAACAGGTCAAGCATAA
- a CDS encoding (4Fe-4S)-binding protein has translation MKTSTPNVFSNNDITVTYSPCKCINAERCARELSNVFRQSVIPWIDLEGASTKKIIRQVKKCPSGALKFHANQEVA, from the coding sequence ATGAAAACTTCAACTCCCAATGTTTTCAGTAATAATGATATTACTGTAACCTACAGCCCATGTAAATGCATCAATGCAGAACGTTGTGCCAGAGAACTTTCTAATGTATTTAGACAATCTGTTATTCCATGGATAGATCTAGAAGGTGCTTCTACGAAAAAAATTATAAGACAAGTTAAAAAATGTCCTTCTGGAGCTTTAAAATTTCATGCCAACCAAGAAGTAGCATAA
- a CDS encoding peptide chain release factor 3 produces MSFKKEIQRRRTFGIISHPDAGKTTLTEKLLLFGGAIQEAGAVKSNKIKKGATSDFMEIERQRGISVATSVLAFEYDGIKINILDTPGHKDFAEDTFRTLTAVDSVIVVIDVAKGVEEQTEKLVEVCRMRNIPMIVFINKMDREGKDAFDLLDEIEQKLGLRVVPLSFPIGMGYDFKGIYNIWEKNINLFSGDSRKDIEDTIEINDLSSSELDKLVGEKAAKTLREEIELVDGIYPQFDKEEYLNGHLQPVFFGSALNNFGVRELLDCFVEIAPKPRPKKSEERLVKPDEDKFTGFVFKIHANMDPNHRNRLAFIKIVSGEFKRNTPYLHVRHDKKLKFSSPNAFFAEKKEIVDISYPGDIVGLQDTGNFKIGDTLTEGEVLNYKGVPSFSPEHFRYINNADPLKSKQLNKGIDQLMDEGVAQLFTLELNGRKVIGTVGALQYEVIQYRLEHEYGAKCTYENLNVHKACWIETDNKKSEEYKEFLRVKQRYLAKDKRGQLVFLADSPFSLQMTQQKYPNIKFHLTSEFD; encoded by the coding sequence ATGAGTTTTAAGAAAGAAATCCAAAGGAGACGTACGTTCGGCATCATTTCACACCCAGATGCTGGTAAAACAACATTAACTGAAAAACTACTTCTATTTGGAGGCGCGATACAAGAAGCTGGAGCTGTAAAAAGCAATAAAATTAAAAAAGGTGCTACTAGTGATTTTATGGAGATTGAACGCCAAAGAGGTATATCTGTAGCCACTTCTGTTTTGGCTTTTGAATATGATGGCATAAAAATAAATATTCTTGACACTCCTGGCCACAAAGATTTTGCTGAAGATACGTTTAGAACATTAACTGCAGTAGACAGTGTAATAGTAGTGATTGATGTAGCTAAAGGCGTTGAGGAACAAACTGAAAAACTCGTTGAAGTTTGTCGCATGCGAAATATCCCAATGATCGTCTTCATCAATAAGATGGATCGCGAAGGAAAAGATGCTTTTGATTTATTAGATGAAATCGAACAAAAATTAGGGTTGCGAGTTGTACCGCTAAGTTTCCCTATAGGAATGGGATATGATTTTAAAGGTATTTATAACATCTGGGAAAAGAACATCAATTTATTTAGTGGAGATAGTAGAAAAGACATAGAAGATACTATAGAAATTAATGATTTATCTTCTTCGGAATTAGATAAACTAGTTGGAGAAAAGGCTGCCAAGACATTAAGGGAGGAAATTGAACTTGTAGACGGAATCTACCCACAATTTGATAAAGAAGAATATCTCAACGGACATTTGCAACCAGTATTTTTTGGATCTGCATTAAACAACTTTGGGGTTAGAGAACTTTTAGATTGTTTCGTAGAAATTGCTCCAAAGCCAAGACCAAAAAAGAGTGAAGAACGTTTGGTCAAACCAGACGAAGATAAATTTACCGGATTTGTATTTAAAATTCATGCCAATATGGATCCCAACCATAGAAATAGATTGGCATTTATTAAAATAGTCTCTGGTGAGTTTAAAAGAAACACACCTTATTTGCACGTAAGGCACGATAAGAAACTAAAATTTTCTAGTCCTAATGCTTTTTTTGCTGAAAAGAAAGAAATTGTAGATATTTCATATCCTGGAGATATTGTAGGCTTACAAGACACCGGGAATTTTAAAATTGGAGACACTTTAACCGAAGGAGAAGTACTCAACTATAAAGGTGTACCAAGTTTTTCACCAGAGCATTTTAGATATATAAATAATGCAGATCCTTTAAAATCCAAACAATTAAATAAAGGGATTGACCAACTAATGGATGAAGGAGTTGCGCAACTTTTTACTTTAGAACTCAACGGAAGAAAAGTGATTGGTACCGTTGGTGCACTTCAATATGAAGTTATACAATACCGTTTAGAACATGAATATGGTGCAAAATGTACTTACGAAAATTTAAATGTTCATAAGGCCTGTTGGATAGAAACAGATAACAAAAAGAGTGAAGAATACAAAGAATTCTTAAGAGTTAAACAACGTTACTTAGCTAAGGACAAGCGTGGGCAATTAGTATTTTTAGCCGATTCACCTTTCTCTTTACAGATGACTCAACAAAAATATCCAAACATAAAATTTCATTTAACTTCGGAATTTGACTAA